The Carassius carassius chromosome 16, fCarCar2.1, whole genome shotgun sequence genome window below encodes:
- the LOC132159823 gene encoding DNA-directed RNA polymerases I, II, and III subunit RPABC1, producing the protein MDDEEETYRLWKIRKTIMQLCHDRGYLVTQDELDQTLEEFRSQFGDKPSEGRPRRTDLTVLVAHNDDPTDQMFVFFPEEPKVGIKTIKIYCQRMQEENITRAIIVVQMGMTPSAKQSLVDMAPKYILEQFLQQELLINITEHELVPEHIVMTKEEVTELLARYKLKESQLPRIQAGDPVARYFGLKRGQVVKIIRPSETAGRYITYRLVQ; encoded by the exons ATGGATGACGAGGAAGAGACCTACAGACTATGGAAAATTAGAAAAACTATAATGCAG TTGTGTCACGATCGTGGTTATTTGGTGACGCAGGATGAACTGGACCAGACTCTCGAGGAGTTCAGAAGCCAGTTTGGAGACAAACCCAGCGAAGGCCGACCGCGACGAACCGATCTCACGGTCCTGGTCGCCCACAACGACGACCCCACCGACCAGATGTTCGTGTTCTTCCCCG AGGAACCGAAGGTGGGCATCAAGACCATAAAGATTTATTGCCAGCGTATGCAAGAAGAAAACATCACCAGGGCAATCATTGTAGTCCAGATGGGCATGACGCCCTCCGCCAAACAG TCTCTGGTGGACATGGCGCCTAAGTACATACTCGAGCAGTTTCTTCAGCAGGAGCTTCTGATAAACATCACCGAGCACGAG cTTGTTCCAGAGCACATAGTCATGACTAAAGAGGAAGTGACAGAGTTGCTGGCACGGTA TAAACTAAAGGAAAGCCAGCTTCCCAGAATTCAAGCCGGGGATCCTGTTGCCCGTTACTTTGGCTTAAAGAGAGGCCAG GTTGTTAAGATCATCAGACCGAGTGAAACTGCTGGACGGTACATCACATACAGACTGGTCCAGTAA